The proteins below come from a single Arthrobacter crystallopoietes genomic window:
- a CDS encoding cupin domain-containing protein — MAHLIQHTAAGEGQEFVSPDAVLTVKIDAAHTGGNYEVFEVDAPRGPATPPHRTGWAKAYYVLSGRMIVQIDDDGYDLGPGESVAIPPAALHTFTVLSPSVKFLTVSLTDGMGRFHADLDATVPHNRPMEETLAQVREVLARHDVTVEGMERVP, encoded by the coding sequence ATGGCACATCTTATTCAGCACACAGCCGCTGGCGAGGGCCAGGAATTCGTCTCGCCGGACGCCGTCCTGACGGTGAAGATCGACGCCGCACACACTGGCGGAAACTACGAAGTCTTCGAGGTTGATGCCCCGCGCGGCCCGGCCACACCGCCGCACCGCACCGGTTGGGCGAAGGCGTACTACGTACTCAGTGGCCGCATGATCGTCCAGATTGACGACGACGGGTACGACTTGGGGCCGGGGGAGTCCGTTGCTATCCCGCCGGCAGCCCTGCATACCTTCACGGTGCTCAGCCCCTCGGTCAAGTTCCTGACTGTGAGCCTGACTGATGGCATGGGCAGGTTCCACGCCGACCTGGACGCGACCGTGCCGCACAACCGGCCAATGGAGGAGACTCTGGCACAGGTACGCGAGGTGCTCGCGCGCCACGACGTGACCGTCGAAGGAATGGAGCGTGTGCCATGA
- a CDS encoding DUF1304 domain-containing protein: MTGVVWGFALLAAVLHILVFVWEALLFRRPGVHGRIFSTPAVDVPAIRLWAFGVGFYNLFLAAGLILGVILWAAGEVAVGRALVVYICLFMFLSGIVLLIADRLALSRPRGTGISSAVAQGGPPLVALVAAVL, translated from the coding sequence ATGACCGGCGTGGTTTGGGGCTTCGCCCTGCTAGCCGCGGTGCTGCACATCCTCGTCTTCGTCTGGGAAGCCCTGCTGTTCCGCCGCCCCGGAGTGCACGGGCGCATTTTTTCGACGCCGGCGGTCGACGTTCCGGCCATCCGTCTGTGGGCTTTCGGGGTGGGCTTCTACAACCTCTTCCTGGCAGCCGGCCTGATCCTCGGTGTCATTCTGTGGGCTGCCGGTGAGGTCGCCGTGGGCCGGGCGCTGGTCGTCTACATCTGCCTGTTCATGTTCCTGTCCGGAATCGTGCTGCTTATCGCGGACCGGCTGGCCCTGAGCCGGCCCCGCGGAACGGGAATCAGCAGTGCCGTAGCCCAAGGCGGCCCGCCTCTCGTGGCTCTCGTCGCCGCGGTGCTGTAA